One segment of Phaeacidiphilus oryzae TH49 DNA contains the following:
- a CDS encoding FtsW/RodA/SpoVE family cell cycle protein, translating to MEDATRRRNTELVLVVVAVLASLFAEADAELALNGSLGGGFATTGLGLGALALLMHLAVRKWAKYADPLILPIAVLLSGLGLMMIHRLDSSYAKFWAGTQEAPPEAGSQMQWTVIAAVLFVGVIVFLKHHRSLQRYTYVTMAVSLVLQMAPAFFPGIYGAKRWIMIGPLSFEPDEFTKIGIIVFFASYLMANRDALALVGKKVWGISFPRMRDLGPLLVIWAISLLILIFEVDLGTSLIIFGIFIVMLYVATERTGWVLIGLVLAVVGGGAVGATSSHVGQRVTAWLHPMDVFRHGSNVTSDQAAQALFALGHGGFLGTGLGKGQPWLIGFAGRSDWILGAFGEELGTCGLMAMLLLYFLLAQRSWKSAITLNDPFGKLLGTGLAVVLVLQVFVVAGGVIGLIPETGKALPFLAYGGSATVANWLVVALMIKVSDAAGKIELEPAPDPAETMTVSTAEIRAHMAENQGS from the coding sequence TTGGAGGACGCCACGCGCCGCAGGAACACGGAGCTGGTGCTGGTCGTCGTGGCCGTGCTGGCCTCGCTGTTCGCGGAGGCCGACGCGGAGTTGGCGCTGAACGGCTCGCTGGGGGGCGGGTTCGCGACGACCGGTCTCGGCCTGGGCGCTCTGGCGCTGCTGATGCACCTCGCGGTGCGGAAGTGGGCCAAGTACGCGGATCCCCTGATCCTGCCGATCGCGGTGCTGCTGAGCGGGCTCGGGCTGATGATGATCCATCGCCTGGACAGCTCGTACGCGAAGTTCTGGGCCGGGACGCAGGAGGCGCCGCCCGAGGCGGGCAGCCAGATGCAGTGGACGGTCATCGCGGCGGTGCTCTTCGTCGGCGTGATCGTCTTCCTCAAGCACCACCGCTCGCTGCAGCGCTACACCTACGTCACGATGGCGGTCTCGCTGGTGCTGCAGATGGCCCCGGCGTTCTTCCCGGGGATCTACGGCGCCAAGCGGTGGATCATGATCGGCCCGCTGAGCTTCGAACCCGACGAGTTCACCAAGATCGGCATCATCGTCTTCTTCGCCAGCTATCTGATGGCCAACCGGGACGCCCTGGCGCTGGTCGGCAAGAAGGTCTGGGGCATCAGCTTCCCGCGGATGCGCGACCTCGGCCCGCTGCTGGTGATCTGGGCGATCTCGCTGCTGATCCTGATCTTCGAGGTCGACCTCGGTACCTCGCTGATCATCTTCGGCATCTTCATCGTGATGCTGTACGTGGCCACCGAACGCACCGGATGGGTGCTCATCGGCCTGGTGCTGGCGGTCGTCGGCGGAGGCGCGGTCGGTGCCACCTCCTCGCACGTGGGCCAGCGCGTCACGGCCTGGCTGCATCCGATGGACGTGTTCCGGCACGGCTCCAACGTGACCTCGGACCAGGCCGCGCAGGCGCTCTTCGCCCTCGGCCACGGCGGATTCCTCGGCACCGGGCTCGGCAAGGGCCAACCCTGGCTGATCGGCTTCGCCGGACGCAGCGACTGGATCCTCGGCGCCTTCGGCGAGGAGCTCGGCACCTGCGGGCTGATGGCCATGCTGCTGCTGTACTTCCTGCTGGCGCAGCGGAGCTGGAAGTCCGCGATCACCCTCAACGACCCGTTCGGGAAGCTGCTCGGCACCGGCCTCGCGGTGGTGCTGGTGCTGCAGGTGTTCGTGGTGGCCGGCGGCGTCATCGGGCTGATCCCGGAGACCGGGAAGGCGCTGCCGTTCCTCGCCTACGGTGGATCGGCGACGGTGGCCAACTGGCTGGTGGTGGCCTTGATGATCAAGGTCAGCGACGCCGCAGGGAAGATCGAGCTGGAGCCGGCCCCGGACCCGGCGGAGACGATGACCGTCTCCACCGCGGAGATCCGGGCCCATATGGCGGAGAACCAGGGCTCCTAG